In Aspergillus fumigatus Af293 chromosome 4, whole genome shotgun sequence, one genomic interval encodes:
- the ctsD gene encoding pepsin-like aspartic protease: MHLLQCLLSTISLASTVTAFVPYSFNLEVSTEGPPSNDVARRFVPWKLLLDDSYNNHGSSSNGVSLTLDLKKFPVRRDNKYKVVLADEPTTPNTAALNQEGLDYSYFATVRVGSQGQQMWLVLDTGGPNTWVFGSDCTTVACQRHETFGEAASKSLKLLPLNWAVGYGTGLVSGVLGTDSLSLAGLDVNMTFGLAKNASTDFESYPVDGILGLGRSANSNFNTPSFMETVATQRLLKSNIIGFSFSRNSDGARDGAANFGDLDTTRFTGDIVYTNTTGDSNNWRIPLDDASVNGTPCRFVNKTAVIDTGTSYAMLPPKDATVLHNLIPGAVTTSHGQNFTLPCNSTAVVQVSFSGLSYNISPKDYVGPAYGSACLSTIVGQALYGDDVWLLGDVFLKNVYSVFDYDNHRIGFANRSVPIASPTTTVAAAANPSATDGAGSTLTGSMAVHTGSASIVSRFVHWPFIFALLCMVLV; the protein is encoded by the coding sequence ATGCATCTCTTACAATGTCTACTTTCGACCATTTCTCTCGCCTCCACAGTTACAGCTTTTGTTCCTTATTCATTTAACCTCGAGGTCTCGACCGAAGGGCCCCCCAGCAATGATGTCGCCCGCCGTTTCGTGCCATGGAAATTACTGCTGGACGACTCATACAACAATCACGGGTCCTCTTCAAATGGTGTCTCTTTAACGTTGGACCTCAAAAAATTCCCTGTCCGCCGTGATAACAAATACAAAGTTGTCCTGGCCGATGAACCTACAACACCCAACACTGCCGCTCTTAACCAGGAGGGCCTCGATTACTCTTACTTTGCTACGGTCAGGGTCGGCTCTCAAGGCCAGCAGATGTGGTTGGTTCTGGATACGGGGGGACCTAATACTTGGGTCTTTGGCTCAGACTGCACGACTGTTGCCTGTCAGCGACACGAAACATTCGGCGAAGCCGCTTCAAAGTCTCTCAAGTTATTACCGCTGAACTGGGCTGTCGGGTATGGGACAGGATTGGTCAGCGGCGTCCTTGGGACTGACAGTCTCTCACTTGCTGGTTTGGATGTAAATATGACATTTGGCTTGGCCAAAAATGCTTCCACCGATTTTGAATCTTATCCCGTGGATGGTATTCTGGGCTTGGGACGATCGGCTAATAGCAATTTTAACACTCCATCGTTCATGGAAACCGTCGCGACGCAGCGCCTTCTCAAATCCAATATTATCGGATTCAGCTTCTCTCGCAACTCGGATGGTGCCAGAGATGGAGCGGCGAATTTTGGTGACCTGGATACCACCAGGTTCACGGGTGATATTGTCTACACGAACACAACTGGAGATAGCAATAACTGGAGGATACCCTTGGACGATGCCAGTGTGAATGGTACGCCTTGTCGTTTCGTCAATAAGACCGCCGTCATCGACACTGGCACATCGTACGCCATGCTTCCCCCGAAAGACGCTACAGTGTTGCACAACCTCATTCCTGGTGCAGTCACGACCTCACACGGGCAGAATTTCACACTGCCGTGCAACTCGACGGCAGTAGTGCAAGTGAGCTTCTCGGGCCTTAGCTACAACATCTCCCCCAAGGATTACGTCGGACCAGCATACGGTTCAGCGTGCTTGTCCACTATTGTGGGACAAGCCTTGTACGGAGACGACGTGTGGCTCTTGGGCGATGTGTTCTTGAAGAACGTCTATTCTGTGTTCGACTATGACAATCATAGAATTGGCTTCGCAAATCGTTCTGTTCCCATTGCCTCACCAACCACTACGGTCGCTGCAGCCGCGAACCCTTCTGCAACAGACGGAGCTGGGTCGACTTTGACTGGCTCCATGGCAGTCCATACTGGGAGTGCGTCTATTGTATCCCGATTTGTCCACTGGCCCTTTATTTTCGCACTTCTTTGCATGGTGTTGGTGTAG